One genomic segment of Rhinopithecus roxellana isolate Shanxi Qingling chromosome 6, ASM756505v1, whole genome shotgun sequence includes these proteins:
- the TMEM270 gene encoding transmembrane protein 270 — protein sequence MEAVPPVRSSLLGILLQVIRLTVLLVQNRHRLYNFLLLKINLFNHWVSGLAQEARGSCNWQAHLLLGAAACLLGRALRAGLALIQVPVWLMLQGPRLTWAGMWGGIRALGLALLSAWERLGLSVAIWTDLFLSCLHGLMLVALLLVTVTWRVCQKAHCFRPDRQLSKALQMNCVVRKLLAQLRRLYWWVETMTALTSWHLAYLITWTTCLASHLLQAAFEHTAQLAQAQEVEPQEVSGSSLLPSLSGSLDSESGLVLSEQETPRA from the exons ATGGAGGCTGTTCCTCCAGTCAGATCCAGCCTTTTGGGGATTCTGTTGCAGGTTATAAGGCTCACAGTGCTG CTGGTTCAGAACCGACATCGCCTCTATAATTTCCTGCTCCTCAAGATCAACCTCTTCAACCACTGGGTATCAGGGCTGGCCCAGGAGGCCCGGGGGTCCTGTAACTGGCAGGCCCACCTACTCCTGGGAGCTGCAGCCTGCCTGCTGGGCCGGGCTCTCCGGGCTGGGCTGGCTCTGATCCAGGTCCCCGTGTGGCTCATGCTACAGGGACCCAGGCTGACGTGGGCTGGCATGTGGGGCGGCatcagggccctgggcctggccttgCTCAGTGCCTGGGAGCGGCTGGGCCTGTCTGTGGCCATCTGGACAGACCTATTTTTGTCATGTCTGCACGGCCTGATGTTGGTGGCCTTGCTCCTGGTGACAGTGACCTGGAGGGTGTGTCAGAAGGCCCACTGCTTCCGACCGGACAGGCAGCTCAGTAAG GCCTTGCAAATGAACTGCGTGGTGAGGAAGCTCCTGGCACAGCTGAGACGTCTGTATTGGTGGGTGGAGACTATGACTGCCCTCACCTCCTGGCACCTGGCCTATCTCATCACCTGGaccacctgcctggcctcccacctGCTGCAGGCTGCCTTTGAACACACGGCCCAGCTGGCCCAGGCCCAGGAGGTTGAACCCCAGGAGGTCTCAGGGTCTTCCTTGCTGCCCTCACTATCTGGGTCCTTGGACTCGGAGTCTGGACTAGTTTTGTCAGAGCAAGAAACTCCCAGAGCATAA
- the METTL27 gene encoding LOW QUALITY PROTEIN: methyltransferase-like protein 27 (The sequence of the model RefSeq protein was modified relative to this genomic sequence to represent the inferred CDS: inserted 2 bases in 1 codon): MLLKEVLQPLAATTSHRHCPGPSPSKAKALRARGFLQLRGVNGSLGMLEQARARGLYQRLSLCTLGQEPLPGPEGTFDVVLIVGAPSDGQVPCNAIPELLCVTKPGGLVCLTTRTNLSNLQNKEALEATLGRLEQAGAWEHLVGWPXWTAGSCLPPSWRWYPASLPRMASSSALSTCTESRRWPRLRK; encoded by the exons ATGTTGTTGAAAGAAGTCCTGCAGCCCCTCGCGGCCACCACCAGCCACCGCCACTGCCCTGGCCCATCACCAAGCAAAGCCAAAGCT cTGCGGGCTAGAGGCTTCCTCCAGCTACGTGGGGTGAATGGGAGCCTAGGGATGCTGGAACAGGCCAGGGCCCGTGGCCTCTATCAGCGCCTCAGCCTCTGCACCCTGGGCCAGGAGCCTCTGCCTGGCCCCGAA GGGACCTTCGACGTGGTACTGATAGTTGGCGCCCCCAGTGACGGCCAGGTGCCCTGCAATGCGATACCTGAGCTCCTATGTGTCACCAAGCCAG GTGGGCTGGTGTGTCTGACCACCAGGACCAACTTGTCCAACCTTCAAAACAAGGAGGCTCTGGAGGCCACCCTGGGAAGGCTGGAGCAGGCTGGGGCATGGGAGCACCTGGTGGGCTGGCC GTGGACTGCTGGGAGCTGCCTACCTCCAAGCTGGAGGTGGTATCCGGCATCTCTGCCAAGGATGGCTTCATCTTCGGCATTGTCTACCTGTACCGAAAGCAGAAGGTGGCCCAGGTTGAGGAAGTAA